Proteins encoded within one genomic window of Polyangium spumosum:
- a CDS encoding serine/threonine-protein kinase — protein sequence MQLHNLALLPIDTLFHGRYLVLRGLGAGAMGAVHEVRDVKTNSRCALKVMLPGVVENDDLRARFAQEARITGDIVSDHLVRVLDAGFDPPTGMPFLVMELLHGEELGRLLKQRRTLPAEEAILYLRQTALALDKTHAAGIVHRDLKPGNLFVAQRDDGSPCVKILDFGIAKVVAGTTQSQVTKPMGTPMYMAPEQILGKASVGPATDIYALGHIAYALLVGEPYWAEESRVLEIFPFMQRVIEGIEEIPSKRAARRNAVELPPAFDDWFRQATANAPSERFERATAAVAALGTALAPGKPKPSVEATVVARPMAAEPASTGPDSDMTRTLPMSATTSKAVAAAMVVNAPEPPAEPSTVLPGSISFSVTSHKLQGSSRRVFAIGGITLLTLAGAAGSWLLRADKPPPQAHPSTSAAAAVEEAAPPVPMQPQEAHDPPAEAVSSTAQPTAAPPAPAPTIVKQASAPSSPTPKTTAPPSGPAKEARPASMKAPSRGVPAAPAAAPSPTAPLSKKSDVPRSID from the coding sequence ATGCAACTGCATAACCTCGCACTCCTCCCCATCGACACCCTCTTCCACGGGCGTTACCTCGTGCTCCGCGGGCTGGGGGCGGGCGCGATGGGCGCCGTGCACGAGGTTCGCGACGTAAAAACGAACAGCCGTTGTGCGCTCAAGGTCATGCTTCCCGGCGTCGTCGAGAACGACGACCTGCGAGCCCGGTTCGCCCAGGAAGCGCGTATCACCGGCGATATCGTGAGTGATCACCTCGTGCGGGTCCTCGACGCTGGCTTCGACCCCCCCACGGGAATGCCCTTCCTCGTCATGGAACTTCTCCACGGCGAAGAGCTCGGGCGACTCCTGAAGCAACGACGCACGCTCCCAGCCGAAGAGGCAATCCTCTACCTCCGGCAGACGGCGCTCGCCCTCGACAAGACGCACGCAGCGGGCATCGTCCATCGCGACCTCAAGCCCGGAAACCTGTTTGTCGCGCAGCGCGACGACGGTTCGCCGTGTGTGAAGATCCTCGACTTCGGTATCGCCAAGGTCGTCGCCGGGACGACGCAGTCCCAGGTGACCAAGCCCATGGGCACGCCGATGTACATGGCCCCCGAGCAGATCCTCGGCAAAGCATCGGTCGGGCCGGCGACCGATATTTACGCGCTTGGCCACATCGCCTATGCGCTGCTCGTCGGCGAGCCTTACTGGGCCGAGGAATCTCGCGTGCTCGAGATCTTTCCCTTCATGCAGCGCGTGATCGAAGGGATCGAGGAGATCCCGAGCAAGCGCGCTGCACGTCGCAATGCCGTGGAGCTCCCGCCAGCATTCGACGATTGGTTCCGGCAGGCGACGGCCAACGCGCCATCGGAGCGCTTCGAGCGGGCAACTGCGGCCGTTGCTGCGCTTGGCACGGCGCTGGCCCCCGGAAAGCCAAAGCCCAGCGTGGAGGCGACGGTTGTCGCAAGACCTATGGCTGCCGAGCCCGCGTCGACGGGCCCCGACAGCGACATGACAAGGACATTGCCCATGTCCGCCACGACGTCCAAGGCTGTCGCGGCGGCCATGGTGGTGAACGCCCCGGAGCCGCCGGCCGAGCCTTCCACCGTGCTACCCGGGAGTATTTCCTTTTCGGTCACGTCTCACAAGCTCCAGGGTTCCTCTAGACGCGTGTTCGCTATCGGTGGCATTACGCTGCTCACCCTCGCCGGGGCGGCGGGGTCGTGGCTGTTGCGAGCGGACAAACCACCACCGCAGGCGCACCCGTCGACCTCGGCCGCGGCGGCTGTGGAAGAAGCGGCGCCTCCGGTTCCAATGCAGCCCCAAGAGGCCCACGATCCGCCCGCGGAGGCCGTGTCCAGCACTGCGCAACCCACGGCGGCCCCGCCGGCTCCGGCGCCCACGATCGTGAAACAAGCCTCCGCACCGTCATCCCCGACGCCCAAGACAACCGCGCCGCCCTCCGGCCCGGCAAAGGAGGCTCGACCTGCCAGCATGAAGGCGCCGTCCCGAGGCGTCCCTGCCGCGCCTGCGGCTGCGCCATCGCCGACGGCCCCATTGAGCAAGAAGAGTGACGTGCCTCGCTCGATTGATTGA
- a CDS encoding thrombospondin type 3 repeat-containing protein, with the protein MALWFGALRGEAAQNVRVQVDQKGDFLLIGNTLGYDCQLIGGNPPPAPVVGTVGACGNNAADSGIDILWRSDSPMAGQAEASTGITVANARSTAILNIPAGATVTHAYLYWSATRSSAGADTTATLDRPGGFTQDLTATQSYTSTQNSYQSVADITAIVQAQGSGAYRVSGVDVENPVGQGVNDETTFAGWWMVVLYERASDPPRNLTIFDGFDIVASANPQNVTLSGFLVPPAFADARLGVVAFEGDTTVSGDSFSFDGMQLTNVLNPADNFFNRTRSNLGSAVTVVGDLPQLDGTAGSYAGMDMDIVDITAQLTAGQTSAPISATSVGDQYWLAGFVTSIPTFKPAFSTSTKTAVDVNGGALLPGDQVEYTIVVTNTGNDTAINTVLTDPIPMGVSYVPGSIAIVSGPNAGMKTDAKSDDQGEYDAGTNTVRIRLGIGATGAVGGTMLYGETTTVRFRVTVNQDASGTINNQATITAAGQQGAPADETPTDGNGSGNGEPPTPIVIDQCASNANCMAPTPVCNVAGTPNTCVECVTDATCGGATPKCNVATNTCTCVPFGMEVCDGIDNDCNGTIDDGFNVGMACSAGVGACMSVGTFVCIDGSTSACDAFPGMPGTETCNNVDDDCDGETDEGFDVGTACSVGVGACMATGVLACDAMGNTACDATPGTPGVEVCGDGIDNNCDGTTDMGCQDSDGDGLPDDVEIELGTNPSDPDSDDDGKLDGADNCPLIGNSDQKDIDGDGTGDVCDEDADGDDVPNTDDNCVFQSNPEQEDGDGDEIGDACDPDVDSDGDGVANPFDNCPAQANSDQKDVDGDRFGDACDPDTNVDPPTNDAGEDGILDDNCPYAVNPDQEDLDEDGIGDTCDADQDGDGLPNDIDPCPLDARSSCPNPAGEVEACACRTAGTARPLDHSAFWLALGLALYGARRRLRPRR; encoded by the coding sequence ATGGCCCTGTGGTTTGGCGCGCTCCGGGGGGAGGCCGCGCAGAACGTGCGCGTGCAGGTCGATCAGAAGGGCGACTTCCTCCTCATCGGGAACACGCTCGGGTACGACTGCCAGCTCATCGGGGGCAACCCGCCGCCCGCGCCCGTGGTCGGCACGGTCGGGGCTTGCGGCAACAACGCGGCCGACAGCGGCATCGACATCCTGTGGCGCTCCGATTCGCCGATGGCCGGGCAGGCCGAGGCGAGCACCGGGATCACGGTCGCCAACGCGCGCAGCACGGCGATCCTCAACATCCCCGCGGGCGCGACGGTCACGCACGCCTACCTCTACTGGAGCGCGACGCGCAGCTCCGCGGGCGCCGATACGACGGCCACGCTCGACAGGCCGGGCGGCTTCACGCAGGACCTGACGGCGACCCAGAGCTACACGTCGACGCAAAACTCTTACCAGAGCGTCGCCGACATCACGGCGATCGTGCAGGCGCAAGGGTCCGGCGCGTACCGCGTGTCGGGCGTGGACGTCGAGAACCCGGTCGGCCAGGGGGTGAACGACGAGACGACGTTCGCAGGCTGGTGGATGGTCGTGCTCTACGAGCGCGCCTCCGATCCGCCGCGCAACCTCACGATCTTCGACGGGTTCGACATCGTCGCGAGCGCCAACCCGCAAAACGTGACGCTCTCGGGCTTCCTCGTCCCGCCGGCGTTCGCGGACGCGAGGCTCGGCGTCGTCGCGTTCGAGGGCGACACGACGGTCTCGGGAGACTCGTTCTCCTTCGACGGCATGCAGCTCACGAACGTGCTGAACCCCGCGGACAACTTCTTCAACCGCACGCGGTCGAACCTCGGGAGCGCCGTGACCGTGGTGGGTGACCTGCCCCAGCTCGACGGCACCGCCGGCAGCTACGCGGGCATGGACATGGACATCGTGGACATCACGGCCCAGCTCACGGCAGGCCAGACGTCCGCGCCGATCTCGGCGACCAGCGTGGGTGACCAGTACTGGCTCGCCGGCTTCGTGACCTCGATCCCCACGTTCAAGCCCGCCTTCTCCACGTCGACGAAAACGGCAGTCGACGTGAACGGCGGGGCGCTCCTGCCGGGTGATCAGGTCGAGTACACGATCGTCGTGACGAACACGGGCAACGACACGGCGATCAACACCGTGCTGACCGACCCGATCCCGATGGGCGTGTCGTACGTGCCGGGCTCCATCGCGATCGTCTCGGGGCCAAACGCCGGCATGAAGACCGACGCAAAGTCCGACGACCAGGGCGAGTACGACGCCGGCACGAACACGGTGCGCATCCGGCTCGGCATCGGCGCGACCGGCGCGGTCGGCGGCACGATGCTCTATGGCGAGACGACGACCGTCAGGTTCCGCGTCACCGTGAACCAGGACGCCTCGGGCACGATCAACAACCAGGCGACGATCACGGCCGCGGGCCAGCAAGGCGCGCCGGCCGATGAGACGCCGACCGACGGCAACGGGTCGGGGAACGGCGAGCCGCCGACGCCGATCGTCATCGATCAGTGTGCGTCGAACGCGAACTGCATGGCGCCCACGCCGGTCTGCAACGTGGCCGGTACGCCGAACACCTGCGTCGAGTGCGTGACGGACGCGACCTGCGGCGGCGCTACACCGAAGTGCAACGTGGCGACGAACACGTGCACCTGCGTGCCCTTCGGCATGGAGGTCTGCGACGGCATCGACAACGACTGCAACGGCACGATCGACGACGGCTTCAACGTCGGCATGGCGTGCTCCGCGGGCGTCGGCGCTTGCATGAGCGTGGGCACGTTCGTCTGCATCGACGGCAGCACGTCGGCCTGCGACGCATTCCCGGGGATGCCGGGAACAGAGACCTGCAACAACGTCGACGACGACTGCGACGGCGAGACCGACGAGGGCTTCGACGTCGGCACGGCCTGCTCCGTGGGCGTCGGCGCCTGCATGGCGACGGGTGTCCTCGCGTGCGACGCGATGGGCAACACCGCGTGCGACGCGACCCCCGGCACGCCCGGCGTCGAGGTCTGCGGCGACGGCATCGACAACAACTGCGACGGCACGACCGACATGGGCTGCCAGGACTCCGACGGCGACGGCCTTCCGGACGACGTCGAGATCGAACTTGGCACCAACCCGAGCGACCCGGACTCCGACGACGACGGCAAGCTCGACGGCGCCGACAACTGCCCCCTGATCGGGAACTCCGACCAGAAGGACATCGACGGCGACGGCACGGGCGACGTGTGCGACGAGGACGCGGACGGCGACGACGTGCCTAATACCGACGACAACTGCGTCTTCCAGTCCAACCCCGAGCAGGAGGACGGAGACGGGGACGAGATCGGGGACGCCTGCGACCCGGACGTGGACAGCGACGGTGACGGCGTTGCGAATCCTTTCGACAATTGCCCGGCCCAAGCCAACTCCGACCAGAAGGACGTTGACGGTGACAGGTTCGGGGACGCATGTGACCCCGATACGAACGTCGACCCGCCGACGAACGACGCCGGCGAGGACGGCATCCTCGACGACAACTGCCCGTACGCGGTGAATCCCGATCAAGAAGACCTCGACGAGGACGGGATCGGGGATACCTGTGACGCCGATCAAGACGGCGACGGCCTTCCCAACGACATCGATCCGTGCCCCCTCGATGCCCGTTCGTCCTGCCCCAACCCTGCCGGTGAAGTCGAGGCTTGCGCCTGTCGCACGGCGGGCACGGCTCGCCCCCTCGACCACTCCGCCTTCTGGCTCGCCCTCGGGCTCGCCTTGTATGGCGCGCGCCGCCGACTCCGCCCGCGGAGGTAG
- a CDS encoding prolyl oligopeptidase family serine peptidase codes for MKPSRTSTLAVLPVLLAACASAPTPPPEGGEGAVNGAPTQTKPAEPAKKAALPYPATKTVDVMETFFGTKVADPYRWLEDERSPEVQAWVKAQDELARNELAKLPKREEFAKKLAALSYLESMSPPLRRGKRSFWSEKPADKEKRTTYWREGEKGEKKVLIDIASLSADGSTSLGAWIPSYDGKWVAYIVHPNNADAGELRLREVATGKDSTIDTIPGAEYAIPLWTPKSDGFYYVRVPVDPKIPASELPGHSEVRFHKLGKKADTDELVLAKNGDPETELDARLSRDGHFLVVNVLHGGNVNGIKFLDLRKKGAAWVDLVKGYEGSQSAFAYKGVIYLRTTEGSPRGRVFAVDPARPGRDQWKEIVPESKDAVLEDVSIVGGRLALTYLRKATSAIEVWTTAGKKVHAIELPGLGTTGGLFGEPDEDRAYYYFTSFTYPGSIFEASVESGESKLWYSLQAPVDPAPYSVEQVFYPSKDGTQVSMFVVRRKDAPKDGSVPYLLTGYGGFNISKTPAFSAMIYTWLENGGGFAMPNLRGGAEYGEEWHRAGMLTKKQNVFDDFIAAAEWLVKEKHTTPDRLVAYGGSNGGLLVGAAVNQRPDLWSAVLCAVPVLDMIRYPLFGDGKTWVAEYGSPKEEALFKALFSYSPYHNVKAGTKYPALLMLSADADDRVHPLHAWKTTAALQAAQAGDRPILMRVEKHAGHGGADMVKSRVEQGADMLAFAFGHVAK; via the coding sequence ATGAAGCCCTCGCGCACCTCGACCCTGGCCGTCCTGCCCGTGCTCCTCGCCGCTTGCGCCTCGGCCCCTACACCTCCGCCCGAAGGCGGCGAAGGCGCCGTGAACGGCGCGCCCACGCAGACAAAACCAGCGGAGCCCGCGAAGAAGGCCGCGCTCCCCTACCCCGCGACGAAGACCGTCGACGTGATGGAGACGTTCTTCGGGACGAAGGTCGCCGATCCTTACCGCTGGCTCGAGGACGAACGTTCCCCCGAGGTGCAAGCGTGGGTGAAGGCCCAGGACGAGCTCGCGCGAAACGAGCTCGCGAAGCTGCCGAAGCGCGAGGAGTTCGCCAAGAAGCTCGCCGCGCTCTCGTACCTCGAGTCCATGAGCCCGCCGCTGCGCCGCGGGAAGCGCTCGTTCTGGTCGGAGAAGCCCGCGGACAAGGAGAAACGCACGACGTACTGGCGCGAAGGAGAGAAGGGCGAGAAGAAGGTCCTCATCGACATCGCCTCGCTCAGCGCCGATGGATCGACCTCGCTCGGCGCGTGGATCCCGTCGTACGACGGCAAGTGGGTCGCGTACATCGTGCACCCGAACAACGCGGACGCGGGCGAGCTGCGCTTGCGCGAGGTCGCGACGGGCAAGGACAGCACGATCGACACGATCCCGGGCGCGGAGTACGCCATCCCGCTCTGGACCCCGAAGAGTGACGGTTTTTATTATGTCCGTGTCCCGGTCGACCCGAAGATCCCCGCCTCGGAGCTGCCCGGCCACTCCGAGGTGCGCTTCCACAAGCTCGGCAAGAAGGCCGACACGGACGAGCTCGTGCTGGCGAAGAACGGTGATCCCGAGACCGAGCTCGACGCGCGCCTCTCGCGTGACGGCCATTTTTTGGTGGTGAACGTCCTTCACGGCGGCAACGTGAATGGCATCAAGTTCCTCGACCTGCGCAAGAAGGGCGCGGCGTGGGTGGATCTCGTGAAGGGTTACGAGGGCTCGCAGAGCGCCTTCGCGTACAAGGGCGTGATTTACCTCCGCACCACGGAGGGCTCGCCGCGCGGCCGGGTCTTCGCCGTGGACCCTGCCAGACCCGGGCGTGATCAGTGGAAGGAGATCGTGCCCGAGTCGAAGGACGCGGTGCTCGAGGACGTGTCGATCGTCGGCGGCCGGCTCGCGCTCACGTACCTGCGCAAGGCGACGAGCGCGATCGAGGTGTGGACGACGGCGGGCAAGAAGGTCCACGCGATCGAGCTGCCCGGCCTCGGCACGACGGGTGGCCTCTTCGGCGAGCCGGACGAGGATCGGGCTTATTACTACTTCACCTCGTTCACGTATCCCGGCTCGATCTTCGAGGCGAGCGTCGAGAGCGGCGAGAGCAAGCTCTGGTATTCGCTGCAGGCCCCGGTCGACCCCGCTCCGTATTCGGTGGAGCAGGTGTTTTACCCGTCGAAGGACGGCACGCAGGTCTCGATGTTCGTCGTCCGCCGGAAGGACGCCCCGAAGGACGGCTCGGTGCCCTACCTGCTCACGGGGTATGGCGGCTTCAACATCAGCAAGACGCCCGCGTTCTCGGCGATGATCTACACGTGGCTGGAGAATGGCGGCGGCTTCGCGATGCCGAACCTGCGGGGCGGCGCGGAGTACGGCGAGGAGTGGCACCGCGCGGGGATGTTGACGAAGAAGCAGAATGTCTTCGACGATTTCATCGCCGCGGCCGAGTGGCTGGTGAAGGAGAAACACACGACGCCGGATCGGCTGGTCGCGTATGGCGGATCGAATGGCGGATTGCTGGTGGGCGCGGCGGTGAACCAGCGGCCGGACCTCTGGAGCGCGGTGCTCTGCGCGGTGCCGGTGCTGGACATGATCCGGTATCCGCTGTTCGGGGACGGCAAGACGTGGGTGGCCGAGTATGGATCACCCAAGGAGGAGGCGCTGTTCAAGGCGCTGTTCTCGTATTCGCCGTATCACAACGTGAAGGCGGGGACGAAGTACCCGGCGCTCTTGATGCTCTCGGCGGACGCGGACGACCGGGTGCACCCGCTGCACGCGTGGAAGACGACGGCGGCCTTGCAGGCGGCGCAGGCGGGGGATCGGCCGATCCTGATGCGGGTGGAGAAACACGCGGGGCACGGGGGCGCCGATATGGTGAAGAGCCGGGTGGAGCAAGGCGCCGATATGCTGGCGTTTGCGTTCGGGCACGTGGCGAAGTAG
- a CDS encoding serine/threonine-protein kinase translates to MVCWSWRASRDEVHVQEAVARPLVRSRHAIMTVPLEPRIRVGSVIADKYVVEKVLGQGGMGMVVAARHLGLNELRAIKFMLPAASADATAAERFRREAQAASRLKSEHVVRVYDIDRLATGEMYMVMEHLEGRDLRAVAKARGALRLQEACSYVLQACEAIAEAHGAGIVHRDLKTANLFVTQGLRGEPRIKVLDFGIAKLAPDDSTGRHELTQTKMALGTPAFMAPEQIRSSRQSDARVDIWSLGVILYKLTTGVLPFDAPNVNQLAIKILSPEPVRKPSTHNRSLPPPFDEVICKCLEKDRERRFGTVAELASSVSMFAQGGPGTLAVQTDDSHAVTLEMTTLVQRGSMPEGGAPPGGALSPAGIGAPPPDVSELPTMFMTPGVWEASDGLDEVPTPRLPKRP, encoded by the coding sequence TTGGTTTGTTGGTCTTGGCGTGCATCCCGTGATGAGGTACACGTTCAGGAGGCGGTTGCTCGACCCTTGGTCCGATCAAGGCATGCCATCATGACTGTACCTCTGGAGCCCCGTATCCGCGTTGGTAGCGTCATCGCCGATAAGTACGTGGTCGAGAAGGTCCTCGGCCAGGGTGGCATGGGAATGGTGGTCGCGGCACGCCATCTCGGGCTGAACGAGCTGCGCGCGATCAAGTTCATGCTGCCTGCCGCCTCTGCCGATGCCACCGCCGCGGAGCGATTTCGGCGCGAGGCGCAAGCCGCGTCCCGCCTGAAGAGCGAGCACGTGGTGCGCGTGTACGATATCGATCGCCTCGCGACGGGCGAAATGTACATGGTCATGGAGCACCTGGAAGGGCGAGACCTCCGCGCCGTCGCGAAGGCCCGGGGCGCCCTGCGTTTGCAAGAGGCTTGCTCCTACGTGCTTCAGGCGTGCGAAGCCATCGCGGAGGCGCATGGCGCGGGGATCGTGCACCGCGATCTCAAGACGGCCAACCTGTTCGTCACGCAAGGGCTCCGCGGCGAACCGCGGATCAAGGTCCTCGACTTCGGGATCGCGAAGCTGGCCCCCGACGACAGCACCGGCCGGCACGAGCTCACGCAGACCAAGATGGCGCTCGGCACCCCCGCTTTCATGGCGCCGGAGCAGATACGTTCATCGAGGCAATCCGACGCGCGCGTCGACATCTGGTCGCTTGGCGTCATTCTTTACAAATTGACGACCGGGGTCTTGCCCTTCGATGCGCCGAACGTCAACCAGCTGGCCATCAAGATCCTCTCGCCGGAACCGGTCCGGAAGCCCTCGACGCACAACCGCTCGCTGCCTCCGCCCTTCGACGAGGTGATCTGCAAATGCCTGGAGAAGGACCGTGAACGAAGGTTCGGGACAGTCGCAGAGCTTGCCAGTTCCGTGAGCATGTTCGCCCAGGGCGGCCCAGGGACGCTCGCTGTGCAAACGGACGACAGCCATGCCGTGACACTCGAGATGACGACGCTCGTGCAGCGCGGCTCGATGCCGGAAGGTGGAGCGCCTCCGGGAGGTGCGCTCTCCCCCGCTGGGATCGGCGCGCCGCCGCCCGACGTATCCGAGTTGCCGACGATGTTCATGACGCCCGGCGTGTGGGAAGCGTCCGATGGATTGGATGAGGTGCCGACGCCGCGGCTGCCGAAGCGTCCATAG